The window GGAAGCCCTACGCCTCGTGATTAGCTAATTCGATCCCAGACAGTCGGAGTAGACGCCGACCAGTTTTTCGACGTATTGATTCCAGTTGTGAGTATTGGTTGCGGCGAGGAGTGCCTGGTGAGAAAATTCCCTCAGCCTTCCGGGGGCGCTAACCATCTCATCTATTGCATTGGCCAGTTGGGTGGCGGAAGCGGCCGGAATGATTTTGCCGCTACGATTATGTTCGATGATTTCCGCAGCCCCGGATTCTAGCGTGGCGACAATCGGAAGTCCGGTAGCCAAAGCTTCGCATAGCACTACCGCCAAACCCTCCTCCAGGGAAGGCAGCACGAAGAGATCAGCGGAATTGTAGTATGTGTTGAGTTGTGTGTTGTCCACACGCGGAATGTGCGTGAACAGATGTCGATATGGCTCCAGTAAAAATTCAATATGTGGATCAATTTGACCGATCAGCGTGACATGCAATCGCTTGTCGTTGAGTTGCTTGACGGCTTCCAGGAGGTAAAGTTGGCCCTTTCTCAAATTGATTTGTCCAACGCACAAGATGTCGAAGCGATCCTTTGACTGGTCATGTCTATTTAGAGGGTGAAATCTTTTCACATTCGCGGCATATGGAATAACTTTTATTTTGCTTTCCGAAACTCCCTGCTGAATGAAGGACTCTCGTACGATCGCTGATGGCGCCAGCACGTAATCGTACATTTCTAATTCGTCCATCAATCTCTTTTGTTGTCGATTAATTCTGTTGACATGTGGAAGCCCGCGCTTGTCTTCCTCCTTGGTTAGAATGCTGTCACGATAAATCGGATGGGTATTGACAACCTCTCCGATTACGGTCGAGCCTTCGCGTTTCGCGACCTTGACAACTTGTCGTGACGTACCGTGTGCCATGACGTGTAGTACTTGAGTCGGTCGCCAGTTTAGGCGCACGCCAAGTTGCCAAAGGTCGTGATATGACGGGTAGAGCAAATCGCTCAGCCGTCCCTTCAACACTTTGGCATGAGCTCGGACGGCATATTCTTTTGCCCAGATATTGATCGAACGGCTGTGCGCCAACGAGAATGCGGAATTGCGTATCTTATGGGAGTAGTAAAATGTATCTAGAATTCCGGATCTGTCTAGATTTTCAATGTAATTGTGAAAGTGGAAGCGACCGCAAACTGCCACGCTAACCTTCATGATTCGATGCTCCACGGGAATTTGTTTGGTTGGATCCGGTCGATGGCGGGACTTATTCATTAAATTTACAAACACTGAATTGCGGGGTGCAAACGTGCATTGCGCGATGCCCGCAGTGCCTGATTTATATCCGAGGCCCTATTGGTAAGTTCCGTAACGGTTCTGGTTCAATTGCGGGCTTAAGGTCTCGATATAGACCGAATCCGGAAGTTGTACGCTTATGCCCGTGCTACGCTCAGCGTCCTAACTGTTTCCGCTCCCGCCACATCCGGCCGCCCAATACTGTAATACTCAACCCCCAACTCCCCCATCGCCTCCGGCTCATAAAGATTCCGCCCATCGAAGATCACCGGCTCATTCAGCAGTTCCACCAGCGCCGCGAAATTCGGGCTCTTGAACACCTTCCACTCGGTGACGATCAGCAGCGCGTCGGCGCCGGCCGCAGCCTCTTCCGACGTCGCAACGAACCGAAGCCTTGCATGTGCGCCAGGATCGTCGCCAAGATCGAGAGCGAGCACACGCCGCGCTTCCTCCGTCGCAACCGGATCGTAAGCGCGAACGCTCGCACCGCGCTTCAGCAGCCCGGCGATCAGATCGCGGCTCGGCGCTTCGCGCATGTCGTCGGTATTGGGCTTGAACGCCAGCCCCCACAGCCCGAACGTGAGCCCCGACAGATTTTCCCCGAATCGCTCCGAAATCTTCTCGAGCAACACCTTCTTCTGCGCATCGTTGACCGCTTCGACAGCTTCCAGAATCCGCAGCGACTGGCCGTATTCGGCAGCGGTCTGCACCAGCGCACGCACGTCCTTCGGAAAACACGATCCGCCGTAGCCGACCCCGGCATACAGGAAGTCGTAACCGATCCGCGGATCCGAACCGATGCCGCGCCGCACGGCCTCGATATCCGCGCCGACGCGATCGGCCAGATTCGCCAGCTCGTTCATGAACGAGATGCGCGTCGCGAGCATCGCGTTCGCCGCATACTTGGTGAACTCGGCCGAGCGCACGTCCATATAGCGCGTCCGCTCATGATTGCGGTTGAACGGAGCATACAGCCGTTTCATCTGTTCGCGCGCACGCTCGCCAGCTTCATCGGAATCGGTGCCGATCACGATGCGGTCCGGGCGCATGAAATCGTCGACGGCCGCACCTTCCTTCAAAAACTCCGGATTCGACACGACCGAGAATTCATGGCGCACGCCGCGCCGCGTGAGCTCGGTCGCGATCGCATCGCGCACGTGCAGCGCGGTGCCTACCGGCACGGTCGACTTATCGACCACCACCTTCGCGCCGGTCATGTAGCGCCCGATGTTGCGCGCAGCGGCGAGCACGTATTGCAGATCGGCGGAACCGTCCTCGTCGGGCGGCGTACCGACGGCGATGAACTGGATGTCGCCGTGCGCGACGCTCGCTTCGATATCGGTCGAGAACTGCAGCCGGCCGCTGGCGCGATTGCGATCGATCAGCTCCTTCAGGCCCGGCTCGTGAATCGGTACGCCGCCGCCGTTCAGGATGTCGATCTTGCGTTGGTCGACGTCGACGCAAAACACGTCGTTGCCGATTTCGGCGAGGCAAGCGCCAGTGACGAGGCCTACGTAGCCGGTACCGATGATGGTGATCTTCATGTTGCGGTATCGAGAAGAGTCGAATGCAGTTTCAGAAATCCGGATGCCGTGCGCCGGGGACTTCGGCGTCGGACGGCGCGGGACGCAATGCGTGCAACTTGGCATCGAATGCGCTCAACACCGCGTCGCGCGAAAGCACGGCCTCGGCGAATTTGCGCCCGGCCTGCCCCAGTCGGGCGCGTTCGGCCGCATTCGCCGCGAGCGCGTCGATCGACGACGCAAGCGTTTCGGCATCGCCCGGCGGAACCACGATCCCGCGCGGCGCAACAACGTCATGCAGCTCGGTGCCGGGGCTCGCCATCGCGATCACGGCCCGCCCGCTGGCGAACATGCCGGTCAGCTTCGACGGCATCACGAGATCGGCAGCGTCGGCACGCTGGGGCAGCACATGGATGTCGGCGAGATTCAGCAGCTCGTTCAGCCGGCTGATCGGTTGCAGCTCGAGAAAGCGGCAGTTCCTCAGGCCGCCGCAGCGCATCAGAAGCTCCGCACGCGCCGGCCCGTTGCCGCAGAACACGAACACGACGTCGTCTCGCATCACGAGTCGTTGCGCCGCGTCGGCCAGGATATCGAGCCCTTGCTTCGCACCCATGTTGCCCGAATAGAGCACGATCGTCGCGGTGGGAGAGATGTACAGCGAGGTCCGTAATTCGCTCGGCCGCTTGAGCGGATAGATCGAATGCGTGTCGGCCCAGTTCGCAAAATGGACGAGCTTGTGCGGCTGAATGCCCTTGCGCATCGCATGCTCGATCATCTTTCCCGAGATCGTCGATACGGTGTCGAACCGCTTCAGCAGCGTACGTTCGAGCACAAGCACCGCACGCTTGAGCAGCGATCCCTTCAGCATCCCGAGGCTGAATGCGGCATCGACCTCGTAGTCCTGGATGTGAATCCACGCATGCGCGCCGGTGAGGCGCGCGACGAGCCAGCCGGCCGGTGCATTGAGCAGGCTCGGCGCGATGCACACGACGACGTCGGGCCGCCACAGCGCCTGCCGCAGCATGATCGGAAAGCTCGACAGCGCGAAGCTCGCCAGGTGCGCGATGCGGCGCATGCCGCTCGGTCGCGACGGCACCCACAGCGGCGCACGCCAGAGCGCGACGCCGCCGCGCTCTTCGGTCGAGTAGCGCAGCGCCGAGTAACCGCTGGCGACGCGCCACTCGGGATAGTAGGGCGGCGCGCACACGACACGCACGGTGTGGCCTTTCTCGACGAGCGTTTCCGCCATCTCGGCGGTGTACTTGCCGATGCCGGTCAGCTCGGGCGCATAGTTGATGCCGTAGACGAGGATCTTCATCGGCTCCCAGCGAAAATAGAAAATGGTGCAGTGCGTGATGAACCCATTGTCGGTAATGCCAATCGTGCGAGTCCGACAGAATGTTGATCGGTGCCGCCAATCGTCGGCCGCGACCGTGCAGCACCACGAGCGTCGTCGCGCATCGCCGGTCGCATGTCGAGCCCGGCAACCTCCGCGCACGTCCCCCGCTCACATCCCCCTTGCACAAACCACCGGCGCATACACGTCGATCGCATCCTGAATCGCCGCATGCCGTCCATACGCAAGCGCCGCCACGGCGCATACCGACACCACCGCGAGCGGCCGCAATACGGGCGGCAGGATCGGTGCATCCGTCCATCGTTTCAGTAGCACGACGGTGACGAGCACACCGAGCATCCAGCCGGCCATCACTTCGGACGCGGTATGTGCGTCGTCGCGTGCGCGCGCCACGGCGATCGTCGCGGCAAGCGCGAGCCCCGGCAACAGCGCGCGCAATGTACGCGTGTTCCAGCCGTCGTGCAGCATCAGCAGGCATGCCATCGGCCACACGGCCGCAGCGAGCAGCGCATGCCCGCTGATCGCGCGGAAGTGCACCGCGCGAATCTGCACGCCGCATCCCGCATGAAGTATCTTCGTGACGCCGACGAGCAACATCGCCGCGGCGAGCAGCGTGGCCCACGACAGCGCAATGCGCCAGCCGTACAACGAGCGCGTGAGCCACGCGAAACACACGGCGGCGAGCGGGAGCGTCAGCGCAGCGTCACCGAGGTTGCCGATGGCGGTCCACATGTGCGGTCCTCGCTGCGCGACGCCGCAATGTCCGCGGCACGTGGCGTGAAAGATCGGTCGCACGATGCGCCGCGGTCCGCGGCGCGCGACCGGCGTCAGACGACCAGCTGCTCTGACATCCGCGCGAGCAGATACCGTTCGAAATCCGCCGCGACCTCCGGATGCCGCAACGCAAATTCGACCGTCGCCTTCAGGTAGCCGAGCTTGCTGCCGCAGTCGAAGCGCGTGCCGTCGTAGCGGTACGCGAGCACCTGTTCATCGGTGAGCAGCGACTGGATCGCGTCGGTCAGCTGCAGTTCACCGCCCGCGCCCGGCTTGAGCCCGCGCAGATGCTTGAAGATCTTCGGCTTCAGCACATAACGGCCCACGACGCCGAAATTCGACGGCGCCTGCGCCGGTTCGGGCTTCTCGACGATCCCCGACAGCTTGAAGAGATCGTCTTCCCAGCGCTTGCCGTCGATCACGCCATAGGACTTCGAATCCGCCGGCGCGATCTCCTCGACGCCGATGACCGACGCATGATAGTGGTCGAATACGTCGATCATCTGGCGCAGAACCGGCGTCGGGCCGTCGAGCAGGTCGTCGGCGAGAATCACGGCGAACGGGTTGTCGCCGACGAGCTTCTCCGCGCACAGGACGGCGTGACCGAGCCCGAGCGCTTCGGCCTGGCGAACGTAGAAGCAGTCGACATGGCTCGGCTTGATGCTGCGCACGAGCGACAGCAGCTTCTCCTTGCCGCGTGCCTCGAGTTCGGCCTCGATCTCGTACGACTTGTCGAAGTGATCTTCGATCGCGCGCTTGCTGCGCCCGGTCACGAAGATCATCTCGGTGATGCCCGCTTCGATCGCCTCTTCGACGGCATACTGGATCAACGGCTTGTCCACGACCGGCAACATTTCCTTGGGGCTCGCCTTGGTGGCGGGCAGGAACCGCGTGCCCAGGCCGGCGACCGGAAAGACGGCTTTCGTCACTTTCAACATAGCGATATTTCCATGATTTCGGAGTGAAGAGCGGACCACGCCGGTTTCCGATGCGGCGTCCGGGCGCCCAGACAATCGACGTTGCACACCGCGCAATCGCATTGCGTCGAGCGTGTGCAGTTGCACAAATCCTAGGGGCGTTCCGGATTGAAACGACGACTGAATCCTGGGCGAATCGGACAGGCCGATCACGACATCACGAATTGCACAACGAACTATTTTGAAATGGTATTCATTCGACGGCAGCCGCGTCGAAGCGCGGCTTGCATCCGCACACCGGAACGGCATCTGCCGACGCGTCGGAATGCCGATCCATCGACATCACGGGCGTGTTATCGGGAGGGCGCGATGATGGAACAAGGCGACATTTGCCGCGCATTGGAAGCGCTGGACCCGGCCTACCTGGAACTGATGCAGCAGATGCTGAAGATCGATTGCGACGTGGCTGCGCGCGAGCTCGGCATCTCGAACGAGATTGCGTCGTTGATCATTGCGCTGAAGCCGGCGGAGCTCGAGGCGCTCGTCGAGCGCCTGACGCAGGCCAGGCCGGACGCACCGGTTCCGTCCCCGTAGGTCCCATTCCGCGCCGGCGGTAATTGCGGCGATTGCGGCAATCGCGCCAGTCGCAGAACATCGCGATTTGGCGGATTACATCTATGCTTTGTCCGTTCAGCGGTGTATGCGTCACATACAGTATCCGGTCGAGAACGCCGGGCGTCGGGAATATGCGCCCCGTGGCTTGCCGAATCCGACGGCCGGCCGACAATAACAGGAACGATCATGGCCGAACAGGACGACGTCTTCGACGCAATCGCTGAATTCAACCGTTCATACCTGACGCTCGCGCAGCGCCTGCTGCATGCGGATCGCGAAGTAGCGAAACAGCAGCTGGGCATGTCCGACGAAGTCGCATCGATCGTCGCCGGATTGACGCCGGAGCAGATCGAGGTGCTCGCCGATCGGCGCGAGCTGTTCTGCGAATTCCGCGATGAATCGTCGCCGGGCCTGGCCTGACACGACACCCGCGTAGTCGCTCGATGCAGCGCGGCGCGCCCAGCGCCGCGTGAAGTGTGTTTGCCGCCCGGCGACGGGCGAGCATACGAAACGGCCGCACTGACGCAGCCGGCCCGTTGTCCGTTACGTCTGCCAGTTTGTCGCCTCCGGGCTAGATGTTGGCGCCCATCCGCGAAGCGGGATTCGCTACGATTTCCAAAACGCCGTTGGCACGATGCCCGCACACGACATGCACGATGCGGGCACACCGATCATCCAATTTCACCGGGGCCGTCTCGCATGCAGGAAATCTTGGAGCACCTTCTCGAGCGCCAGGTGTCGCCGCAATGGCGCGGGTTCCTGGAGGCGCTTGCCGGCGAATTCAGCGATCAGCTCGATCAGGACGAACTCCGCCAACTGATGGCGCGCGTCGGCATGCGCTTCGCGGCCGCGCATCCGCTCGGCCCGTGCGAGTCGACCGACGATCTCACGAACGCCTTGAATGCGCGCTGGCGCGAAATGGAGTGGGGCTACGCCGAGCTGTCCGACGAGCAGGCATTTCTGCGCATCGTTCATTACGCGGCGCCGTTGCGCGCGCTCGGCGCCGGCCATCTCGGCTGGTCGGCGGCGTTCCTGCAGGGCGCGTATCAGGGCTGGTTCGACAGCGTCGGCGCGGCCGGCCTGCGTGTGACGCAGGACGTCGTGCCGCAGGACGACGCACGGATCGAGTTGCGCATCGCTCGCGCGCCGCACTGAACGGTTCGCGCGACCGGACTCTCCGTCATGACAACAGGGCAGCTTATGTCGAGCTCACGGGATATCGAATCGTTGTTCAAGCGTTTCGGCGGCGATGCCGGACGCTATCACGAGGTGCGCGCGGAAGCGGATGCCGATGCCGCGCGCGCGCGCTGGCCGCTGCTCGCTGGTGTCGAATTGCAAGCGGACGACGCGCCTCGCACGCCCGCGCCGATCGCTGCCGAGCACACGCAGCCCGAGGTCGACGCCGTGACGGCCGACACGCGCGTAGCGTCCGCAACCGACGCCGCCGCACGCGATCGCAGCGCCGGCGCGCTGAAGAAACTGGTCGGCAAGTCGCCGGCCGCGGACCGCACGCGCGCACCCGGCTCGTCCGAGCCGCTGCAGACGCTGTTCGAGCGGCTGCGCGGTTACGCGCCGGCCGACGCGCCGAAGCCGCCGCCGGTATGGACGGGCCGTTCATGAAGATCGTCGTGATCGCGTCGGCAAAGGGCGGCGTCGGCAAGACGACGCTGGCGGCGAACCTCGCGGCCGTGCTCGCGGCGTCGCGCCGGCATCGCGTGTGCGTGGTGGATCTGGATCCGCAGAATGCGCTGAAGCTGCATTTCGGCGTACCGATCGAGATGAGCGACGGGCTGGCCGGCGCGGCGCTGAGCGAGCGGCAGTGGCCGCTCGCGGTGGTCGACGGCATCGCGGTGATGCCGTTCGGCGTGGTCGGCGAAACGGATCAGCGCCGCTTCGAGCGCATGCTCGATCGCGATCCGGCGTGGCTCGCACGCGGGCTCGCCGCGCTCGCGCTCGGCGACGACGACATCGTGATCGTCGATACGCCGCCCGGCTCGTCGGTCTACATGCGCGCCGCACTGACGGCTGCGCATTTCGTGCTGACCGTGTTGCTCGCCGACGCGGCGTCGTATGCGTCGATCCCGCAGATGCGGCGCATGCTCGACGCCTATTCGGCGACGCGCACCGACTTCATCGGCGACGGCTACGTGGTCAATCAGGTCGATCAGTCGCGCGAGCTGGGCCGCGACGTGCTGCGCGCGTTGCGCGACAGCGTCGGCGCGGCGCGCTTCGCCGGCGTGATTCACGCGGACCAGGGCGTCGCTGAATCGCTCGCGTGCCGCACGACCGTGAATCGCTACGACCCACGTTCGCAGGCCGCGGCCGATCTGAGCGCGTGCGCCGAGTGGCTCGAGCGCGCGCTCGGGCGGCGCGCGAATGCACGGAGCGTGGCATGAGCGCGGCTGTCGAGGCCGCTCGCGGGTCGGCGCTCGACCGGCTGCTCGACCGGTTGCCGGGCAGCGGCTGGCTCGTCACGGCGCCGCTCGCCGCATGCGCGGCGCTGGCGCTGTATTTCGTCTGTACGGTGCCGCTCGACGACGCCGGCCAGCTCGCGTTCGCGACCTGCTGCCTGGCCGGTGCGCTCGCGATCCGGCGCGTGAACGGCCGCTACGCGACGCTCGTGATGATCGCGCTGTCGGTCGTGGCCACCGGCCGGTACATGTTCTGGCGACTCACCGAAACGCTGGTGTGGTCGCACCCGCTCGACGCCGCCTGGGGCGCGCTGCTCGTCGCGGCCGAAGTGTATGCGGCCGCGGTGCTGCTGCTCGGCTACTTCCAGACGGCATGGCCGCTGGGGCGCAAGCCGTTGCCGCTGCCCGCGTCGCGTGCGGACTGGCCGAGCGTCGACGTGTTCATCCCGACGTACAACGAGCCGCTCAGCGTCGTCAAACCGACGGTCTACGCGGCGCTCGCGATCGACTATCCGGCCGACAAGCTGTCGATCCATGTGCTCGACGACGGGCGCCGGCCGGAGTTCAGGGACTTCTGCGAAGCCGTCGGCGTGCACTGGACGATCCGCGATCACAACCGTTACGCGAAGGCCGGCAACCTGAACGAAGCGCTGAAGTCGACTCACGGCGAGTACGTCGCGATCTTCGATTGCGATCATGTGCCGACGCGCTCGTTCCTGCAGCTGTGCCTCGGCTGGTTCATCCGCGACCCGAAGCTGTCGATGCTGCAGACGCCCCACCATTTCTTCTCGGCCGATCCGTTCGAGCGCAACCTCGGGATCTTCCGCAAGGTGCCGAACGAAGGCGAGTTGTTCTACGGGCTGGTGCAGGACGGCAACGACCTCTGGAACGCTACGTTCTTCTGCGGATCGTGCGCGCTGCTGCGGCGCTCGATGGTCGAGGAGATCGGCGGCATCGCGACCGAGACGGTCACCGAGGACGCCCATACGGCGCTGAAGCTGCATCGCCACGGCTATACGACCGCCTATCTCGCGATCCCGCAGGCGGCCGGTCTCGCGACCGAAAGCCTGACGGGCCACATCGGCCAGCGCATCCGCTGGGCGCGCGGCATGACGCAGATCTTCCGCATCGACAATCCGCTGTTCGGCCGCGGCCTCACGCTGGGGCAGCGGCTGTGCTACCTCAACGCGATGATGCATTTCTTCTACGGCATCCCGCGGCTGGTGTTCCTCACCGCGCCGCTGTCGTTCCTGTTCTTCGGCGCGCACGTGATCCACGCATCGGCGACGATGCTCGCGCTCTACGCGCTGCCGCACGTCGTGCACGCGACGCTGACGAACTCGCGGATGCAGAGCCGGTTCCGGCATTCGTTCTGGGCGGAAGTCTACGAGGCCGTGCTCGCGTCGTACATCGCGTTGCCGACGCTGCTCGCGCTGGTCAATCCGCGGCTGGGCACGTTCAACGTCACGGCCAAGGGCGGCCGGATCGACCGCGGCTATTTCGACTGGGCGATCTCGAAGCCGTACCTGAGCCTGGTGATCCTGAACGCGTTCGGCCTCGCGATGGGCGCGCTGCATATCGCGCTGAATCGCGGCGTGGGCAGCGAGGTGCAGACGACGGCGTTCAACCTCGCGTGGACGACCTACAACCTGCTGATCCTCGGCCTCGCGGTCGCCGCGGCGAACGAGCGCCGGCAGGTGCGCGAGTCGCATCGCGTCGCCGCGCGCATTCCGGTGATGCTGCGGTTCGGCAACGGCCGCACGCTGGCGTGCGAAACGCTCGACTACTCGGAAGGCGGCATCGGCGTCGCGGTGCCGGAGGACGCCCGAGTGCCCGACGGCGAACAGGTGACCGTGTCGCTGTTTCGCGGCGTCGACGAGTACGCGTTTCCGGGGACGATCGAGTACGCGGGACCGGGGCGGCTCGGCATCCGCTTCGAGACCCTGTCGCAGCAGCAGGAATTCGATCTGGTCAGCTCGACGTTCGCGCGCGCGGACGCATGGATCGACTGGACGGCCGGCCGCCGGCCGGACTCGCCGCCGCATGCGTTCCTGCATCTCGCGACGGTCGGCATACGCGGCTTGCTGCGCGTGATCGCGCGCCTGTACGGCGACCTGCGCGGCGACCGCGGTCACCACGGCGGCCGCAGCGGCAAAGGCGACGCCGCCGACACCATCACGAAGAAATAACACGAGGGCAGACAGCATGACGGGGATGTCGCGATGGCGCGGCGGCACGCGCGACGACGCGGGTGAAAACGCGCGCGTTTCGATTGGGGCGGCCGCGGCATGCCGCGCGCGGGCCGGCAGCTGGCACACGCACTTGCCGCGCAAGCTGCGGACGTGCGCGTTCGCGTTCGGCGCGCTCGCGAGCGGCGTCGCGTCGGGCCTCTGGGCATCCGCTGCGCTGGCCCAGCAGCCCGGCGCGGTGCGCGCGTTCGATCGTGCCGCGTCGCCCGGCGAGCCGCCGGAGCGGCTGGCCGATCGTTTGCCGTCACTGTCGATGGCCGTGCCGGCCGGCCCCGCCGTCGCGCCGCCGCCGCTGCTCGCCGAGCCGGTGCCGAAGGACGAAGCCGAGCGTCGCCGCGCCGGCCGGCTGCCGACCACGGCGGAGCCCGGCACGCTGGTGCCGGGCGGCCGGCGTCAGGCGCTGACGTTCGCCGATCTCGGCGCGCGCGATCCGTTGCAGTTGCACGGCACGGACGGCCAGAACGGCGTCGCGTTTTCGGTGCGGCGCGACGAGGTCGTCACGGCAGCGGCGCTGCACCTCGTCTACAGCTACTCGCCCGCATTGCTGCCGGATCTGTCGCAGCTGAAGGTGCTGGTCAACGGCGAAGTGGCGGCGACGCTGCCGCTGCCGACCGCGCAGGCGGGGATGACGGTCGCACGCGACGTGCCGATCGATCCGCGCTTCGTCACCGAGTACAACCATCTGAACGTACAGCTGATCGGCCATTACACGAACGGCTGCGAGAATCCGGCCAGTTCGTCGCTGTGGGCGACGGTGAGCAACGCGAGCCGCCTGGAATTGACCTATGCGACGCTGCCCGAGCCGCCCGAGCTCGGCGTGCTGCCCGCGCCGTTCTTCGATCAGCGCGACGTGCGGCGGCTCGAGCTGCCGTTCGCGTTCGCCGCGCGGCCGTCGCGCGAGATGCTGGAGGCGGCCGGCATCGTCGCATCGTGGTTCGGCGCGCTCGCGTCGTATCGCGGCGCGCGCTTCCCGGTGCGTGTCGGCGCCATGCCGGAAGCGGGCAACGTCGTGGTGTTCGCGACCACCGACGATCGGGTGGACGGCGTCCCGCTGCCGGCCATCGACGGGCCTACGCTGGCGGTCGCCGACCGCCCCGCGCCCGCACACGGCCAGCTGTTGCTGGTGCTCGGACGCACGCCGGCCGAACTGAAGGCGGCCGCGCTGGCGCTCGCATTCGGCCGCGGCCCGCTCGCGGGCACGCGCGCCACGGTCACCGGTGTGCAGCCGCCCGCGCCGCGCGTGCCGTATGACGCGCCGAACTGGCTGTCGTCGGTTCGCCCGGTCCGCTTCGGCGAACTGGCGGCGGAACGCGCGCTGTCGGTGTCCGGCTACCAGGCCGGCCCGGTGCGGCTCGATCTGCGCATGGCGCCCGATCTGTTTACGTGGAACACGCGCGGCGCGCCGATCGATCTGCGGTATCGCTATACGCCGACGCTGCGCGCCGATCGCTCGTCGCTCAACCTGAGCGTCGACGATACGTTCGTGAAGGCGCTGCCGATTCCGGCGCGCGACTGGGCCAATTGGAGCCTGAGCCGCTACCTGCCGTTCGTCGCCGACGGCACCGCGCGCGCGACGCTGCACGTGCCGCCGCCGCTGGTGACGCCGCATGCGCAACTGGCGCTGAACTTCTTCTACGAGATGCCGGATCAGGGCAAATGCACCGGGCGGCTGCTGCAGAACGTCGCGGGCGCGATCGACCCGGGCTCGACGATCGACGTGTCGTCGTTTCCGCACTACATCGCGCTGCCCGATCTGGCCGCGTTCGCGAACAGCGGCTTTCCGTTCACGCGCATGGCCGATCTGTCGGACACGGCCGTCGTGCTGCCGAACGAGCCGTCGCCGGACGTCTACGGCCTGTACCTGCTCGCGATGGGGCGGATGGGCGCGTCGACCGGCTATCCGGTCAGCGGCGTGGCGGTGACCGACGCGGCCGGCGTGGACGCGTTCGCGTCGCGCGATCTGCTGATACTCGGCGCGCCGGACTCGCAGCCGCTGCTGAGCCGCTGGGCCGCGCGCATCCCGTTCGACGACGAGCGCAACGGCGGCGTGTTCGGCGGCCTGTTCGGCCGCGCGGTCGCGGCCGATTCGCCGGGCGCCGAGCGCGTGCAGGCCGGCCTGTCGATCGTGGCGGACGGCGCGAGCGCGGTGATCGCCGGCTTCGAATCGCCGTTGCGCAAGACCCGCAGCGCGGTCGCGCTGATCGGCGCGACCGGCCATGCGGACGCGGTGCTCGGGCCGGCGCTGCTCGACGAGGATCTGCTCGCGTCGATCCGCGGCGCGACGGTGGTGATTCGCGATCGCACGGTGACGGTCGCGTCGACCGACACCGCGTATCACCTCGGCGTGCTGCCGCCGCTCACCTACGTGCGCTGGGTCATGTCGGGGCGGCCGGTGCTGCTCGCGCTGGTCGGCGTGCTGGGCGCCTTCATCGCGGCGGCGCTGTTCTATCGTTTGCTGCGTGCGCGTGCGGCGCGCCGGCTGAAGGAGTGACATGCGCGACCGACGGTTACGCGGGCTCGGCGCCCGCGCGGGCGGTGTCGCGAGCCTCGTGTGCGCGCTGGCGCTGCCGCATGCGGCGCAGGCCGCCAACGACGCGCTCAAAGTGCTCGTCGATCAGGGCCGCTACTGGCAGGCGCACGGTCGCGGCGATCTCGCGGCGCAGGCGTGGAACAAGGTGCTCGGCGTCGATCCGAATCAGCCCGACGCACTGTTCGGAATGGGGATGGTGCTCGCCGATCGCCGCGATCTCGACGGCGCGCGCCGCTATCTGGAGCAACTGCGCCGCACCGCGCCCGGCTTCGCGCGCATCGACGAACTCGCGAGCCGCCTGGGCGAA of the Burkholderia ubonensis genome contains:
- a CDS encoding flagellar transcriptional regulator FlhD, whose translation is MAEQDDVFDAIAEFNRSYLTLAQRLLHADREVAKQQLGMSDEVASIVAGLTPEQIEVLADRRELFCEFRDESSPGLA
- the bcsD gene encoding cellulose biosynthesis protein BcsD; the protein is MQEILEHLLERQVSPQWRGFLEALAGEFSDQLDQDELRQLMARVGMRFAAAHPLGPCESTDDLTNALNARWREMEWGYAELSDEQAFLRIVHYAAPLRALGAGHLGWSAAFLQGAYQGWFDSVGAAGLRVTQDVVPQDDARIELRIARAPH
- the bcsR gene encoding BcsR/BcsP family cellulose biosynthesis protein, producing the protein MFKRFGGDAGRYHEVRAEADADAARARWPLLAGVELQADDAPRTPAPIAAEHTQPEVDAVTADTRVASATDAAARDRSAGALKKLVGKSPAADRTRAPGSSEPLQTLFERLRGYAPADAPKPPPVWTGRS
- the bcsQ gene encoding cellulose biosynthesis protein BcsQ — protein: MKIVVIASAKGGVGKTTLAANLAAVLAASRRHRVCVVDLDPQNALKLHFGVPIEMSDGLAGAALSERQWPLAVVDGIAVMPFGVVGETDQRRFERMLDRDPAWLARGLAALALGDDDIVIVDTPPGSSVYMRAALTAAHFVLTVLLADAASYASIPQMRRMLDAYSATRTDFIGDGYVVNQVDQSRELGRDVLRALRDSVGAARFAGVIHADQGVAESLACRTTVNRYDPRSQAAADLSACAEWLERALGRRANARSVA
- the bcsA gene encoding UDP-forming cellulose synthase catalytic subunit, encoding MSAAVEAARGSALDRLLDRLPGSGWLVTAPLAACAALALYFVCTVPLDDAGQLAFATCCLAGALAIRRVNGRYATLVMIALSVVATGRYMFWRLTETLVWSHPLDAAWGALLVAAEVYAAAVLLLGYFQTAWPLGRKPLPLPASRADWPSVDVFIPTYNEPLSVVKPTVYAALAIDYPADKLSIHVLDDGRRPEFRDFCEAVGVHWTIRDHNRYAKAGNLNEALKSTHGEYVAIFDCDHVPTRSFLQLCLGWFIRDPKLSMLQTPHHFFSADPFERNLGIFRKVPNEGELFYGLVQDGNDLWNATFFCGSCALLRRSMVEEIGGIATETVTEDAHTALKLHRHGYTTAYLAIPQAAGLATESLTGHIGQRIRWARGMTQIFRIDNPLFGRGLTLGQRLCYLNAMMHFFYGIPRLVFLTAPLSFLFFGAHVIHASATMLALYALPHVVHATLTNSRMQSRFRHSFWAEVYEAVLASYIALPTLLALVNPRLGTFNVTAKGGRIDRGYFDWAISKPYLSLVILNAFGLAMGALHIALNRGVGSEVQTTAFNLAWTTYNLLILGLAVAAANERRQVRESHRVAARIPVMLRFGNGRTLACETLDYSEGGIGVAVPEDARVPDGEQVTVSLFRGVDEYAFPGTIEYAGPGRLGIRFETLSQQQEFDLVSSTFARADAWIDWTAGRRPDSPPHAFLHLATVGIRGLLRVIARLYGDLRGDRGHHGGRSGKGDAADTITKK